A portion of the Streptomyces coeruleoprunus genome contains these proteins:
- a CDS encoding adenylosuccinate synthase: MPALVLLGAQWGDEGKGKATDLLGGSVDYVVRYQGGNNAGHTVVVGDQKYALHLLPSGILSPGCTPVIGNGVVVDPAVLLSELSGLNERGVDTSKLLISGNAHLITPYNVTLDKVTERFLGKRKIGTTGRGIGPTYADKINRVGIRVQDLYDESILTQKVEAALEVKNQLLAKLYNRRAIESGKIVEEMLQYAEQIKPYVADTTLILNNAIDEGKVVLFEGGQGTLLDVDHGTYPFVTSSNPTSGGACTGAGVGPTKISRVIGILKAYTTRVGAGPFPTELFDEDGEALRRIGGERGVTTGRDRRCGWFDAVIARYATRVNGLTDFFLTKLDVLTGWEQIPVCVAYEIDGKRVEELPYSQTDFHHAKPIYEYLPGWSEDISKAKTFSDLPKNAQGYVKALEEMSGAPISAIGVGPGRTETIEINSFL; the protein is encoded by the coding sequence GTGCCCGCACTTGTGCTGCTCGGTGCTCAGTGGGGTGACGAGGGCAAGGGAAAGGCCACCGACCTGCTCGGTGGATCCGTCGATTATGTGGTGCGCTACCAGGGCGGCAACAACGCCGGCCACACGGTGGTCGTGGGTGACCAGAAGTACGCGCTGCATCTTCTCCCTTCCGGGATCCTCTCACCGGGGTGCACCCCGGTGATCGGAAACGGTGTCGTCGTCGACCCTGCGGTCCTGCTCTCCGAGCTGAGCGGACTCAACGAGCGTGGCGTCGACACCTCGAAACTGCTGATCAGCGGAAACGCGCACCTGATCACGCCGTACAACGTCACCCTCGACAAGGTGACGGAACGGTTCCTCGGCAAGCGCAAGATCGGTACGACCGGCCGCGGCATCGGCCCGACGTACGCCGACAAGATCAACCGCGTCGGCATCCGCGTCCAGGACCTGTACGACGAGTCGATCCTCACCCAGAAGGTCGAGGCGGCGCTGGAGGTCAAGAACCAGCTGCTCGCCAAGCTCTACAACCGGCGCGCGATCGAGTCGGGCAAGATCGTGGAGGAGATGCTCCAGTACGCGGAGCAGATCAAGCCGTACGTCGCGGACACCACGCTGATCCTGAACAACGCCATCGACGAGGGCAAGGTCGTCCTCTTCGAGGGCGGCCAGGGCACCCTCCTCGACGTCGACCACGGCACGTACCCCTTCGTGACCTCGTCGAACCCGACCTCCGGCGGTGCCTGCACGGGCGCCGGCGTCGGCCCGACGAAGATCAGCCGGGTCATCGGCATCCTCAAGGCGTACACCACCCGCGTCGGCGCCGGCCCGTTCCCGACGGAGCTGTTCGACGAGGACGGCGAGGCGCTGCGCCGTATCGGCGGCGAGCGTGGTGTCACCACCGGCCGTGACCGTCGCTGCGGCTGGTTCGACGCCGTCATCGCCCGCTACGCCACGCGCGTGAACGGCCTGACGGACTTCTTCCTCACCAAGCTCGACGTCCTCACCGGCTGGGAGCAGATCCCCGTCTGTGTCGCGTACGAGATCGACGGCAAGCGCGTCGAGGAGCTGCCGTACTCGCAGACCGACTTCCACCACGCGAAGCCGATCTACGAGTACCTGCCGGGCTGGTCCGAGGACATCTCCAAGGCCAAGACGTTCTCCGACCTGCCGAAGAACGCGCAGGGCTACGTCAAGGCGCTGGAGGAGATGTCGGGCGCCCCGATCTCCGCGATCGGTGTCGGCCCCGGCCGGACCGAGACGATCGAGATCAACTCCTTCCTGTAG
- a CDS encoding diacylglycerol kinase — protein MSAPDQLLVVIDPVARRGDGESVRIAKDVLCGGAAAKVCLPDGPEEFVRALARRGSRRPVVIGDDEALLRAVHTLHEGGDLGESSLSLVPVGPAETVRLAVSLGTPTGAVTAARAVLDGVERRLDLLVDDRGGVVVGGLRIPDGPDSSPAPHLEPLPSVWGTCRDLVRTLVRPAPAPRVPAMRAHRLRVEADGRLLSDVDDPVEGVTVASRDDGVAEVVVRPRAAEPVRAAASAVTVSGAGFTYRADTLLTGPVRTRTWTVRPSAWSLVVPAPALSPDRG, from the coding sequence GTGTCGGCTCCCGACCAGCTCCTGGTGGTCATCGACCCGGTCGCGCGCCGTGGCGACGGCGAATCCGTACGAATCGCGAAGGACGTGTTGTGCGGTGGTGCCGCCGCGAAGGTGTGCCTGCCGGACGGCCCCGAGGAGTTCGTCAGGGCCCTGGCGCGCCGGGGGTCCCGGCGCCCCGTGGTGATCGGTGACGACGAGGCGCTGCTGCGTGCCGTGCACACCCTGCACGAGGGCGGTGACCTGGGCGAAAGCTCCCTGTCGCTGGTGCCGGTCGGGCCGGCGGAAACGGTACGGCTGGCCGTGTCGCTGGGCACGCCGACGGGTGCGGTGACGGCCGCGCGGGCGGTGCTGGACGGGGTGGAGCGGCGGCTGGACCTGCTCGTCGACGACCGGGGCGGGGTCGTCGTGGGCGGGCTGCGCATCCCGGACGGGCCGGATTCCTCTCCGGCGCCGCACCTGGAGCCGCTGCCGTCCGTCTGGGGGACGTGCCGGGACCTGGTGCGCACCCTGGTGCGGCCGGCGCCCGCGCCCCGCGTCCCCGCGATGCGGGCCCACCGGCTGCGGGTCGAGGCGGACGGGCGGCTGCTGAGCGACGTGGACGACCCGGTGGAGGGCGTGACGGTCGCCTCGCGTGACGACGGGGTGGCCGAGGTGGTGGTCCGGCCCCGGGCGGCCGAGCCGGTGCGGGCCGCGGCGAGCGCGGTGACCGTGTCGGGCGCGGGGTTCACATACCGGGCGGACACCCTGCTCACGGGCCCGGTGCGCACCCGCACCTGGACGGTCCGCCCGTCGGCGTGGTCCTTGGTCGTCCCGGCCCCGGCCTTGTCGCCGGACCGGGGGTAG
- a CDS encoding GbsR/MarR family transcriptional regulator yields MESNDQVTSEAGRDGQDPGGEAVGRFVERFAGELTQAGMQRMASRVFAALLVSERGSMTAAELAEQLKVSPAAVSGAVRYLSQVNMIGRERDPGSRRERYVLHHEMWYEVFTRRDQVLTRWENVLRDGAHVLGTDTAAGARVAETAEFFEFLHKEMLQIMERWREHKAAG; encoded by the coding sequence ATGGAGTCGAACGACCAGGTCACGAGCGAAGCCGGCCGGGACGGGCAGGACCCGGGCGGGGAGGCGGTGGGCCGCTTCGTGGAGCGCTTCGCCGGGGAGCTGACCCAGGCGGGCATGCAGCGGATGGCCTCCCGCGTCTTCGCCGCCCTGCTGGTCTCCGAGCGGGGCTCGATGACCGCCGCCGAGCTGGCCGAGCAGTTGAAGGTCAGCCCGGCCGCCGTCTCGGGCGCGGTGCGCTACCTGAGCCAGGTGAACATGATCGGCCGCGAGCGCGACCCGGGCTCACGGCGCGAGCGCTACGTCCTGCACCACGAGATGTGGTACGAGGTGTTCACCCGGCGGGACCAGGTGCTCACGCGCTGGGAGAACGTCCTGCGGGACGGCGCCCACGTCCTCGGCACCGACACGGCGGCGGGCGCCCGGGTCGCGGAGACCGCCGAGTTCTTCGAGTTCCTGCACAAGGAGATGCTCCAGATCATGGAGCGGTGGCGGGAGCACAAGGCCGCGGGCTAG
- a CDS encoding ABC transporter ATP-binding protein translates to MTNAITVAGLHKSFGRTHALAGLDLTVAAGEVHGFLGPNGSGKSTTIRVLLGLLRADSGTARLLGRDPWRDAVELHRRVAYVPGDVTLWRNLSGGEVIDLYGRLRGGLDKNRRAALVERFELDPTKKGRTYSKGNRQKVALVAALASDVDVLILDEPTSGLDPVMEGVFQACVREERDRGRTVLLSSHILSEVESLCDRVSIIRTGRTVETGSLAELRHLTRTSVEAELAGPPNGLALLPGVHDLRIDGHRVRLQVDTDRLDAVLRSLTTSGVRSLISAPPTLEELFLRHYADEAVAR, encoded by the coding sequence ATGACGAACGCCATCACCGTCGCCGGACTCCACAAGTCCTTCGGGCGGACGCACGCGCTGGCCGGTCTCGACCTGACCGTGGCGGCCGGCGAGGTCCACGGTTTCCTCGGCCCCAACGGCTCGGGCAAGTCCACGACCATCCGGGTCCTGCTCGGCCTGCTGCGCGCCGACTCCGGCACCGCCCGGCTGCTCGGCCGGGACCCCTGGCGGGACGCCGTCGAGCTGCACCGCCGCGTCGCCTACGTCCCCGGCGACGTCACGCTGTGGCGCAACCTCTCCGGCGGAGAGGTCATCGACCTGTACGGCAGGCTCCGCGGCGGCCTCGACAAGAACCGCCGCGCCGCCCTGGTCGAGCGGTTCGAACTCGACCCGACCAAGAAGGGCCGCACGTACTCCAAGGGCAACCGGCAGAAGGTCGCCCTGGTCGCCGCCCTCGCCTCCGACGTCGACGTCCTGATCCTCGACGAGCCGACCAGCGGCCTGGACCCCGTCATGGAGGGCGTCTTCCAGGCGTGCGTCCGCGAGGAACGCGACCGGGGCCGTACGGTCCTGCTCTCCTCGCACATCCTCAGCGAGGTGGAGAGCCTCTGCGACCGCGTCAGCATCATCCGCACGGGCCGGACCGTCGAGACCGGCTCCCTCGCCGAGCTGCGCCACCTGACCCGTACCAGCGTCGAGGCCGAGCTGGCCGGACCGCCCAACGGACTCGCCCTGCTGCCCGGCGTCCACGACCTCCGGATCGACGGCCACCGGGTCAGGCTCCAGGTCGACACCGACCGGCTGGACGCCGTCCTGCGCTCGCTCACCACGTCCGGGGTGCGGTCGCTGATCAGCGCGCCGCCCACCCTGGAGGAGCTGTTCCTGCGCCACTACGCGGACGAGGCGGTGGCCCGGTGA
- a CDS encoding ABC transporter permease — MMPVWVLVVGTMVVSGGSSIEALYDTPEARTGLAASMNGNSSLRSLYGPVFGDSTGALVAWRFAVFAAVLAAVMSLVIVVRHTREEEETGRQEMLSSAMVGRRAPLTAALLAALVADTALTLIITAGLASRGADGALALGLAVGLTGMVFATTAAVAAQLTEGARLAKGITAAVLGCAFVLRAAGDAGTADGSSVLTWLSPIGWAENVRSFAGERWWVLLLPAAAVVAQALTAYGLAGRRDVGMSFLPARPGPAHGRLATAGALAWRLQSGGLLGWTLGFLAAGLVFGGMVEGAADLVGDNERAREIFERMGGRSALTEAFLAALLGMFGMIGSLYAVGSVLRLHSEETSQRAEPVLANAVSRLRWAAGHLVIAFAGSVLLMLVAGTGMYVAYGKDLGGILGAALVQLPAMWSLAGLAVLLHGAFPKAAVAAWAVAGLSLALGWIGPALNLPQAVLNLSPFGHLPKLPGPDMNWPPVLLLLALAAGLTAAGLAALRRRDLVTS; from the coding sequence ATGATGCCCGTCTGGGTGCTGGTCGTGGGCACGATGGTGGTCAGCGGCGGCTCCTCCATCGAGGCGCTGTACGACACGCCCGAGGCCAGGACCGGGCTCGCCGCGTCGATGAACGGGAACAGCTCCCTGCGCTCCTTGTACGGCCCGGTCTTCGGCGACTCGACCGGCGCCCTGGTCGCCTGGCGGTTCGCGGTCTTCGCCGCCGTCCTCGCGGCCGTCATGAGCCTCGTCATCGTCGTACGGCACACCCGCGAGGAGGAGGAGACCGGGCGCCAGGAGATGCTCTCCTCCGCGATGGTGGGCCGCCGTGCCCCGCTGACCGCCGCGCTGCTCGCGGCGCTGGTCGCCGATACGGCCCTGACGCTGATCATCACGGCGGGCCTGGCGTCACGGGGTGCGGACGGCGCCCTCGCCCTGGGCCTCGCGGTCGGGCTGACCGGCATGGTCTTCGCGACGACCGCCGCCGTCGCGGCCCAGCTCACCGAGGGCGCGCGGCTCGCCAAGGGCATCACGGCGGCGGTGCTGGGCTGCGCGTTCGTCCTGCGCGCCGCCGGTGACGCGGGCACGGCCGACGGAAGCTCCGTCCTGACCTGGCTGTCCCCGATCGGCTGGGCCGAGAACGTCCGGTCGTTCGCCGGCGAGCGCTGGTGGGTGCTCCTCCTGCCCGCCGCGGCCGTCGTGGCGCAGGCCCTCACGGCGTACGGGCTGGCGGGCCGCCGGGACGTCGGGATGAGCTTCCTGCCGGCCCGCCCCGGCCCCGCCCACGGCCGGCTCGCCACGGCGGGCGCCCTCGCGTGGCGGCTGCAGAGCGGCGGCCTCCTCGGCTGGACGCTCGGCTTCCTCGCGGCCGGGCTCGTCTTCGGTGGCATGGTGGAGGGCGCCGCCGACCTGGTCGGGGACAACGAGCGGGCCCGGGAGATCTTCGAGCGGATGGGCGGCCGGAGCGCGCTGACCGAAGCGTTCCTGGCGGCGCTGCTCGGCATGTTCGGCATGATCGGCTCCCTCTACGCCGTCGGCTCGGTCCTCCGCCTGCACAGCGAGGAGACCTCGCAGCGGGCCGAACCCGTCCTGGCGAACGCCGTGAGCCGGCTGCGCTGGGCGGCGGGCCACCTGGTGATCGCGTTCGCCGGCTCGGTGCTGCTGATGCTGGTGGCCGGGACCGGCATGTACGTGGCGTACGGGAAGGACCTCGGCGGGATCCTCGGCGCGGCGCTCGTCCAGCTGCCCGCCATGTGGTCGCTGGCCGGTCTCGCGGTGCTGCTGCACGGCGCGTTCCCCAAGGCCGCCGTGGCCGCCTGGGCGGTGGCGGGGCTGTCCCTCGCGCTCGGCTGGATCGGCCCGGCGCTCAACCTGCCGCAGGCCGTCTTGAACCTGTCGCCGTTCGGGCACCTGCCGAAGCTGCCGGGCCCGGACATGAACTGGCCGCCGGTGCTGCTCCTGCTGGCCCTGGCGGCGGGGCTGACGGCCGCGGGCCTGGCGGCGCTGCGCCGCAGGGACCTCGTCACGTCGTGA
- a CDS encoding cytochrome P450, translating into MGAVSFDPWSRDFVADPYPAYADLRGRGRVHWFEPSRQFLVPHYADVSALLRDRRLGRTYLHRFTHEEFGRTPPPPEHEPFHVLNGNGLLDLEAPDHTRIRRLVSKAFTPRTVEGLAPVVRRLAAELVDGLVEAGGGDLLAQVAEPLPVAVIAEMLGVPEADRGLLRPWSAAICGMFELNPDEETARRAVRASVEFSEYLRELIAERRRRPGDDLVSALIAAHDEGERLSEQEMVSTCVLLLNAGHEATVNTTVNGWWTLFRHPEQLAALRAGEVALSTAVEELMRYDTPLQMFERWVLDDIEVGDVVIPRGAEVALLFGSANRDPARFQEPDRLDLGRADNPHITFGAGMHYCLGAPLARLELAASFGELLRRAPGLRPAAEPEWRPGYVIRGVRELLVTT; encoded by the coding sequence ATGGGTGCTGTGAGTTTTGACCCCTGGTCTCGGGACTTCGTCGCCGATCCCTACCCCGCGTACGCGGACCTCCGCGGCCGCGGTCGCGTGCACTGGTTCGAGCCCAGTCGGCAGTTCCTCGTGCCGCACTACGCCGACGTCTCCGCGCTGCTCCGCGACAGGCGCCTCGGCCGCACCTACCTGCACCGCTTCACGCACGAGGAGTTCGGCCGCACCCCGCCGCCCCCCGAACACGAGCCGTTCCACGTGCTGAACGGCAACGGCCTGCTGGACCTGGAGGCGCCCGACCACACGAGGATCCGGCGCCTGGTGTCGAAGGCGTTCACGCCCCGTACCGTCGAGGGCCTCGCCCCGGTGGTGCGGCGGCTGGCCGCCGAGCTGGTGGACGGACTGGTGGAGGCGGGCGGCGGTGACCTGCTGGCCCAGGTCGCCGAGCCCCTGCCGGTCGCCGTGATCGCCGAGATGCTGGGCGTCCCGGAGGCGGACCGGGGCCTGCTGCGGCCCTGGTCGGCGGCGATCTGCGGGATGTTCGAGCTGAACCCGGACGAGGAGACCGCGCGGCGGGCCGTCCGTGCCTCCGTGGAGTTCTCGGAGTACCTGAGGGAGCTGATCGCCGAGCGCCGCCGCCGGCCCGGCGACGACCTGGTCTCCGCGCTGATCGCCGCCCACGACGAGGGCGAGCGGCTGAGCGAGCAGGAGATGGTGTCCACCTGCGTGCTGCTGCTGAACGCCGGCCACGAGGCGACCGTGAACACGACCGTCAACGGGTGGTGGACGCTCTTCCGCCACCCGGAGCAGCTGGCCGCGCTGCGGGCCGGGGAGGTCGCGCTGTCCACAGCTGTGGAAGAGCTGATGCGTTACGACACCCCGCTCCAGATGTTCGAGCGCTGGGTGCTCGACGACATCGAGGTGGGGGACGTCGTCATTCCGCGCGGGGCGGAGGTGGCGCTGCTGTTCGGCTCCGCCAATCGCGACCCCGCCCGGTTCCAAGAGCCGGACCGGCTCGATCTGGGGCGGGCCGACAACCCGCACATCACGTTCGGCGCCGGCATGCACTACTGCCTGGGCGCGCCGCTGGCCCGCCTGGAGCTCGCCGCCTCGTTCGGCGAGCTCCTGCGGCGGGCCCCGGGGCTGCGGCCGGCCGCCGAGCCGGAGTGGCGGCCGGGCTATGTCATCAGGGGCGTGCGGGAGCTGCTCGTCACGACGTGA
- a CDS encoding response regulator transcription factor, which yields MTIKVLIVDDQMMVREGFSVLLNAMTGIEVVGEAVNGRDAIVRAAELRPDVVLMDIRMPEMNGIDATREIVAADGDAKVLVLTTFDLDEYVYQALRAGASGFLLKDASARQLADGVRVVAAGEALLAPTVTRRLITEFAKRAESPRAPALARVGELTERETEVLVLIAQGLSNAEIAAHLIVAESTIKTHVSRILVKLGLRDRTQAAVFAYEARLVTPS from the coding sequence ATGACGATCAAGGTGCTCATCGTCGACGACCAGATGATGGTCCGCGAGGGTTTCTCCGTACTGCTGAACGCGATGACCGGCATCGAGGTCGTGGGCGAGGCCGTCAACGGCCGCGACGCCATCGTCAGGGCCGCGGAGCTGCGCCCCGACGTCGTCCTGATGGACATCCGCATGCCCGAGATGAACGGCATCGACGCCACCCGCGAGATCGTCGCGGCGGACGGGGACGCGAAGGTGCTCGTCCTGACCACCTTCGACCTGGACGAGTACGTGTACCAGGCGCTGCGCGCCGGGGCGTCCGGGTTCCTGCTGAAGGACGCCTCCGCGCGGCAGCTGGCCGACGGGGTGCGGGTCGTCGCGGCGGGCGAGGCGCTGCTGGCGCCGACGGTGACCCGGCGGCTGATCACCGAGTTCGCCAAGCGCGCGGAGTCGCCGCGGGCGCCGGCGCTGGCGCGGGTCGGTGAGCTGACGGAGCGGGAGACGGAGGTGCTGGTCCTGATCGCGCAGGGGCTGTCGAACGCGGAGATCGCGGCGCATCTGATCGTGGCGGAGTCCACGATCAAGACGCACGTGAGCCGCATCCTGGTGAAGCTGGGCCTCCGCGACCGCACCCAGGCAGCGGTCTTCGCCTACGAGGCCCGCCTCGTCACCCCGAGCTGA
- a CDS encoding sensor histidine kinase codes for MNETTQRTAPEARSPEIRLAMGALHGLRQELFHDALAYRPLPPMATDGPVMRRLPGRLRRYAVWFPHAVVASAALVGLIAVYDQSIFLPAGLLSVGAILLTLLRPVAAFWLSLLGTPVVALVLGSWSSWPWPHVSFFAHLVVLTVVAARTRPRTAAWMWVLTAAYGASAGALLSTGYSNHTPELLFIAALSLLAVTVLHVRRQAKEDVTAQQTVTAQERSMRTLLEERTTIARELHDVVAHHMSVVAIQAEAAPYRVENPPPELEQAFATIRENAVAALTELRRVLGVVRAEDYQAPDAPQPTLADLDGLIANVRDAGLTVDKTVTGAVRELPQGVELSAYRIIQEALSNVLRHAPGASARVEVSYVLGGLGLRIVNGPPRGLVKPSPGAGHGITGMRERVAMLNGELTAETTEDGGYEVTAFVPVAKDGTA; via the coding sequence GTGAACGAGACGACGCAGCGCACCGCCCCCGAGGCGCGCAGCCCGGAGATACGCCTCGCCATGGGCGCGCTCCACGGGCTGCGCCAGGAACTCTTCCACGACGCCCTCGCCTACCGGCCGCTGCCGCCCATGGCCACCGACGGCCCCGTCATGCGGCGGCTGCCCGGCCGGCTGCGCCGGTACGCCGTGTGGTTCCCGCACGCCGTCGTCGCGTCGGCCGCGCTGGTGGGCCTCATCGCCGTGTACGACCAGTCGATCTTCCTGCCGGCCGGGCTCCTCTCCGTCGGCGCCATCCTGCTCACCCTGCTGCGGCCCGTCGCCGCGTTCTGGCTGTCGCTGCTCGGCACGCCGGTCGTCGCCCTCGTGCTGGGCTCCTGGAGCAGCTGGCCGTGGCCGCACGTGTCGTTCTTCGCGCACCTCGTCGTGCTGACGGTGGTCGCCGCCCGGACACGGCCGCGCACCGCCGCGTGGATGTGGGTCCTGACCGCCGCGTACGGAGCGTCCGCCGGGGCCCTGCTGAGCACCGGCTACAGCAACCACACCCCCGAACTCCTCTTCATCGCGGCCCTGAGCCTGCTGGCCGTCACCGTCCTCCACGTCCGCCGCCAGGCGAAGGAGGACGTCACCGCCCAGCAGACCGTCACCGCACAGGAACGCTCGATGCGCACCCTCCTGGAGGAGCGCACCACCATCGCCCGCGAGCTGCACGACGTGGTCGCCCACCACATGTCCGTCGTCGCCATCCAGGCCGAGGCCGCGCCCTACCGGGTCGAGAACCCGCCGCCCGAGCTGGAGCAGGCCTTCGCCACCATCCGCGAGAACGCCGTCGCCGCGCTCACCGAGCTGCGCCGCGTCCTCGGCGTCGTCCGCGCCGAGGACTACCAGGCCCCCGACGCGCCCCAGCCGACCCTGGCCGACCTCGACGGGCTGATCGCCAATGTGCGGGACGCCGGGCTGACCGTCGACAAGACGGTGACCGGCGCGGTCCGCGAGCTGCCGCAGGGCGTGGAGCTGTCGGCGTACCGGATCATCCAGGAAGCCCTCAGCAACGTGCTGCGGCACGCGCCGGGCGCGTCCGCGCGGGTCGAGGTCAGCTATGTGCTCGGCGGGCTCGGCCTGCGGATCGTCAACGGGCCGCCGCGCGGGCTGGTCAAGCCCTCGCCGGGCGCCGGACACGGCATCACCGGCATGCGGGAGCGCGTCGCCATGCTGAACGGCGAGCTGACCGCGGAGACGACGGAGGACGGCGGGTACGAGGTGACCGCGTTCGTCCCGGTGGCGAAGGACGGGACCGCATGA
- a CDS encoding alpha/beta hydrolase, with the protein MPDPAARDAAEEASALSHPAVDPDSTASYGEHPDQIVDFYAPRDRHDRVPLVVVLHGGAWRAPYDRWHITPFVDFLARRGFAVANVEYRRGGEIPAPRGTGPVAGRWPETFDDVAAAMDALPALASAHLPQADLRRTVVTGHSAGGHLALWAAARHVLPAGSPWRLDAPPDLRGVVALAPIGHFERAVELDVCGGAVTQLLGGETDFKTRAAAADPASLLPTGIATALVQGREDIVVPLPVAEAYADAAARAGEMVGLTVLDDVGHFPLIDPSADACAVVAEEIAQLAW; encoded by the coding sequence ATGCCCGACCCCGCCGCACGCGACGCCGCCGAGGAAGCGTCGGCCCTGTCGCATCCGGCCGTGGACCCCGACTCCACCGCCTCGTACGGTGAACACCCCGACCAGATCGTGGACTTCTACGCGCCCCGGGACCGGCACGACCGGGTGCCGCTCGTCGTCGTGCTGCACGGCGGGGCGTGGCGGGCGCCGTACGACCGGTGGCACATCACCCCTTTCGTGGACTTCCTCGCCCGGCGCGGCTTCGCCGTCGCCAACGTCGAGTACCGGCGCGGCGGCGAGATCCCCGCGCCCCGCGGGACCGGGCCGGTCGCCGGCCGCTGGCCCGAGACGTTCGACGACGTGGCGGCCGCCATGGACGCGCTGCCCGCGCTGGCCTCCGCGCACCTGCCGCAGGCCGACCTGCGGCGCACGGTCGTCACCGGCCACTCGGCCGGCGGCCACCTCGCCCTGTGGGCCGCGGCCCGGCACGTCCTGCCCGCCGGCTCACCGTGGCGCCTGGACGCTCCGCCGGACCTGCGCGGCGTCGTGGCCCTCGCGCCCATCGGGCACTTCGAGCGGGCGGTGGAGCTGGACGTCTGCGGCGGCGCGGTCACCCAACTCCTCGGCGGCGAGACCGACTTCAAGACCCGGGCGGCCGCCGCCGACCCGGCGTCCCTGCTGCCCACCGGTATCGCCACGGCCCTCGTCCAGGGCCGCGAGGACATCGTCGTGCCGCTGCCCGTCGCCGAGGCCTACGCGGACGCGGCGGCGAGGGCGGGCGAGATGGTGGGCCTCACCGTCCTCGACGACGTGGGCCACTTCCCGCTGATCGATCCGTCGGCGGACGCGTGCGCCGTGGTCGCGGAGGAGATCGCGCAGCTGGCCTGGTAG
- the kynU gene encoding kynureninase, which yields MSDTDLPKKAAALDAADPLAKRRELFALDDGVVYLDGNSLGALPRHVPGRMADVITREWGELRIRSWGESGWWTAPERIGERVAPLVGAAPGQVVVGDSTSVNVFKALVGAVRLADDDSRDEIVVDATTFPTDGYIAESAARMTGRRLVPVAPADVPAAVGPRTAAALVNHVDYRTGRLHDLPGITAAVHAAGALAVWDLCHSAGALPVGLDEHGVDLAIGCTYKYLNGGPGSPAYLYVAERHQPRFDSPLPGWTSHADPFAMTPGYTPADGAVRGRVGTPDILSMLSLEAALDVWDGVSVEDVRAKSLALTDFFLECVRAYVPDGRLTCLTPEAHGERGSQVALACADAPAIMEELISRGVVGDLRRPDVLRFGFTPLYVGFADTERAARTLAEVCSGRQS from the coding sequence ATGTCTGACACCGACCTCCCGAAGAAGGCCGCCGCGCTGGACGCCGCCGACCCGCTCGCCAAGCGGCGCGAGCTGTTCGCCCTCGACGACGGCGTCGTCTACCTGGACGGCAACTCGCTCGGGGCGCTGCCCCGGCACGTACCCGGCCGGATGGCCGACGTCATCACCCGCGAGTGGGGCGAGCTGCGCATCCGCTCCTGGGGCGAGAGCGGCTGGTGGACCGCGCCCGAGCGGATCGGCGAGCGCGTCGCGCCGCTCGTCGGCGCCGCGCCGGGACAGGTCGTCGTCGGTGACTCGACCAGCGTCAACGTGTTCAAGGCGCTGGTCGGAGCCGTACGGCTGGCCGACGACGACAGCCGCGACGAGATCGTCGTGGACGCCACGACATTCCCCACCGACGGGTACATCGCCGAGTCCGCCGCCCGGATGACCGGGCGCCGCCTCGTGCCGGTCGCCCCCGCCGACGTACCGGCGGCGGTCGGCCCGCGCACGGCGGCCGCGCTCGTCAACCACGTCGACTACCGCACCGGCCGCCTCCACGACCTGCCCGGCATCACCGCAGCCGTGCACGCGGCGGGCGCCCTCGCGGTGTGGGACCTGTGCCACAGCGCGGGCGCCCTGCCCGTGGGCCTCGACGAGCACGGCGTGGACCTGGCGATCGGCTGCACGTACAAGTACCTCAACGGCGGGCCCGGCTCGCCCGCGTACCTGTACGTCGCCGAGCGCCACCAGCCGCGCTTCGACTCGCCGCTGCCGGGCTGGACCTCGCACGCCGACCCGTTCGCGATGACCCCCGGGTACACCCCGGCGGACGGCGCGGTGCGCGGCCGGGTCGGCACGCCCGACATCCTGTCCATGCTGTCCCTGGAGGCGGCGCTGGACGTGTGGGACGGCGTGTCCGTCGAGGACGTACGGGCCAAGAGCCTCGCCCTGACGGACTTCTTCCTGGAGTGCGTACGGGCCTACGTCCCCGACGGCCGCCTCACGTGCCTGACGCCCGAGGCCCACGGGGAGCGGGGCAGCCAGGTCGCCCTGGCGTGCGCCGACGCGCCCGCGATCATGGAGGAGCTGATCTCCCGCGGTGTCGTGGGCGATCTGCGCCGCCCTGACGTGCTGCGTTTCGGCTTCACCCCGCTGTACGTCGGCTTCGCGGACACCGAGCGCGCGGCGCGCACGCTCGCGGAGGTCTGTTCGGGACGCCAGAGCTGA